Below is a genomic region from Diabrotica undecimpunctata isolate CICGRU chromosome 7, icDiaUnde3, whole genome shotgun sequence.
ttttttttctttgttgcgagctatgccgatatcttttacctttattttactatcaactcgcattaacctttttcttgttgtttgaaacgttctaaacgtttggcattccttttctcaggtagcttagcttcctccgtggatgtgttggttgttgctctggaaaccccagagtcttctaacattgttgccacaaattggtcgcattgctcctgtagagtcagaaatacgtatatacggttgccttccattttatatacatattttattatatttttttcctttgttgcgagctatgccgatatcgtttacctttattttactatatatatatatatatatatatatatatatatatatatatatatatatatatatatatatcgtaagCCGTCTTGtatcattaataataataataataaagtatgGTACACTAAATTACTTTACTCAATTCTAATTTACTAAATCActgcttaattttttttagtcTATACATTCAAGACAAGTTCCGTCAGAAATGGAAGCGACACCATTACCTCAGCAAGATCCCGAATGCGTGATGTTGACTATGAAATTTATTTACGCTCTAGAATATCACAAGTTATCCGATTTTTCAAAACTGTATTCGGCCATAGTGAAATTGGCTTTGGACTGGGTGAATTCTGAAAAAGTGTCTTTTCATGCAAATATGTTGTTAACTATCGTTACACAAAATCTGTCTGAAGGTACTGACAATGAAGCAGATTTGCAATTACTGGGATCCAAATTGCCACTGTTTTTAAATATGATTCAAAATGAAGCTTTGCCAGGTATGTATAGACAACTACATATGGATTATTCTACTAATATAGATTTTTTTAGCCAACATGGATGCTTGTAAAAGATTACGCTCACTTTTGCAACTATTGCGGATGATGCTGAAAGCCAATTCCATAACGAGTGACGTAGTGAAATCGATAAACGAGAATCTGTTGATGAGCATCTTTACTCCAATCCTTGCTGAGGATTTTAATGGTAAACATTTACCGCTTTTGAAAGCCAACGAAGATAAAACATCTTCGACAGAGTATGTTGATACTTACGTATATGCTATCGTATTGGTTTGTGAACTTTCACAACATAACGCGAAATGGTTGGAGAATCTGAGTTTATTGATGGAAAACAGGTGAGTCCATTTTTTTATTCTATAGATGTTGCTTGTACTATTAATCTAATGTTTTCTTTAGTAATCTGTAGTATTTATAATAAACGTTGATAACTTTTTTTGTCTAGCTTCGATATTATGATTATCTATGGTTCTGCTCTGAGCCTTAAACAGTCAAATCAAAAACTAATAACAAACccctattttaaatttaatattgacatcctTTCCCTAAAAGCACCAAGTTTGTTGCCTAAAATCAAATCAGGGCTCTTATGCTACTCTCCAAACCACAATAGACCACTCTTAGGTCGATTGGAAGGGTAGTTAAGCGACCACTCATATAGAACCtaaactttttttttgtcttttatgggGAGGGGGAGGGTGGTCAAAATGTTAAAAAGATACCTCGCTCCTAGAAAGTGGGCAGAACCACTTTTCAGCCTCAGTTATGAAGGATTCCACCAAGCTGATGTCCGAGACTGCATGCAGAGGTGAGTTGTTCGAATATCATTGCCGTCAATGCCAGAGACCTGCCTGAAGAATCTACCCTGCTCAACCATGAATTATCGGCTGGGCACGGACATATGCAACGGACGTATGCTCTTCATTTTTCCTTCACTAGCATGTGTTCTTAtactttcttttttctcagtttCCTCTATAACACTATACATTAACTCTATATTGTTTCTTCCTATTTCGCATCAAGTCTGCCTTACCTTTGTGACCCCTTGTATAATCTTCTTCATATTTGAAACCATCTTTGTTAGGTTCACTAACGGTTTCATttctttttaaattgattttactTCCATTCTTATTTCCACCAGCTCCTATGTCATTCTCTCcatgtaattttatttctttattctattaatattggTCATCTATCCACTTTAATGATTACTATCTCCCATTTCCTTTCCACTGCCATTCTGATTCATTGTTTCGCCCATGTCCTCATTTTCCCGTTTGTTCTTCTACTTTGTCTCATAATTTTTCTCCTCCCGGCTGTCCGTTTCTTCCTCTCCCGCTAGTGCTGCCAACACCTCTTCGCCTATATTCTCCATAGACTCCTCTACTCCTATACTTAccttcttttttattaatttatccaTTTTTCTTCCCATGAGTTGGGTCGGTTCAGGGTGACAGTGCGCCCATACTCCGCCAAGGCTATAATCCCCTCCGGTTCGCCTTCTCCATTAAGCAGCGCTTAATCTCTCCCTTGGGCCATGCAATTCTTCGGCACGATGGTTTCACATCTTGATGTTGGGGTGGCGGTATATTGGAATGATTTCTATTTTCTCCAATAAATAACGTACCACGTATTTTTACCACTTTCTTAGTAAGTAATTTCACTCTCGTTCAAAAAAGCTTCATTATCAGGCTTTATCTGATTGCTTGTATCTTGGAGGCTATTCTTTTGGCGTTAACTCGTTTGTAAAAGTTTCTGTGTTCGTATATTGTGTTTAACCTTTTTATTTCTGCAAACTCTTAATTGGATGGTCTCTATTACTCACTTACTTTCGATGGCCGAACAACCCTTTGAGGATTTTGGCCTCCTTCATAAATTCTCACCATTTCTTTTTATCTTGTGTAAGGTTTCCAGAGATGTATTAACATGTATCTCTTTCAAGTCCTTCTTCATATTGTCACTCAATTTCTGTTCGTCTGGGGACGACCTGGAGGGTGCCATCCTATAGTTTGTGGAATAACGCTCTCTATTGCTGTTCAGTATTGCAAttcttttgtataaatacattattttaatCTCTTCAGGAACATTCAAAGCATTCTTGCCATAGCCCTTTATGGAAGTAAAAGTGAAATAAGACAACTGGTCTTAGAATTGGCAAGATCGTCAAGATTTCCGGTTTTCAAGATAGCGTCCGCCATGGAAACTTCTCAAGCTATGTTTTGCAATAACAAAAATTCGTCGACTAGTTGGACACTATCAAAAACAACATATGATCCCGTATATCCTATACTGGGGTACGCTCAAATGGAAATGGTAGATGATACTTTGAAGAATTTTAAGGTAAGAGTTGAGTATTTCTTCCTAATTTTTAAATGTTAAGTCTAAACTGTATAAGCTACGGATTTTAATACCTTATTTAATAAAACAGCTTTATACTAAGGTGATCAACTGATTCTaatgcttctttaataatttgatgCCACTTTTGTCTTtagattcaaaatttttttatattatataacaGTTATGGCAATATCTCTCATTTGATCTAAATATTTTTCACTGAAGCATTCTTTTGAGTATTTTTGTCCTTGTTGTGATCGTATTGGCGTACAAACAGGCCAATAATGCTATAAAATATTCGATATTAATCGTTCTTCCTTTCTCAACATAGCTGCTGCTTTGCCTTCAGGTAACTACCGATTTGAGTTTGTAGTAAAGTAGAGGATTCATTTTTCATCCATTTTCACATATCGATGTTATTACTGCAAAAATTGCAGTAATAGCATCATTTAAATCACTGTAACTTGTCAACTAACTTTTCCATTGAGCATAAATTTTGACAAATGATAAAATTGGTACTTCCTAAATAATATGGTATTGTTGCGCCATCAATTTGTCAGACCCGACATCAACGATCTCATTTTTTGATTAGTTATCGTATCTAAGTTTTCCAGTAACATTCTACTCgttcttttttgtataaaaatttatcTCATTTGTGTAAATTCTCTTTGTGTTTTATAGAAACTAATTGAAGAACAAAACGTTTCGAATGTATCAGTATGTCAAGTTATCGAATTGTACGAATACAAATTAGCATCATTGGCAAACTCAGAACTTTCGGCTTCAAAAAATTTAGAAGCTGCTTCGGAAAGATGCGTACATTTGCAGCACAGGTTGGCACAATTTGCCGAAGAGCACAACAAACTAGGACAATTAATACACCATTATGAGAATAGACTGGAAAAAAGCGGAAAAGCTATGAACGATTTAAAGAGTTATTGTTTGGACGAGAAGAAAAAGGCTGACACAGAAATaggtaagttttttaatttatacttaTCAATATATAAGCTTCATAACCAGAATAAGATTAATTTGTATGCTCTTGACTTTTAGAAAACTGGCAACAATGTGTAAAAAATCACGAAACAAAactaaaggaaataaaaatagaacTTATACAAATGAcagaacaaaaagaaaatttagaaCAACAAATCAAAAAATTCCAAAGCGTTATACAAAAGTTAGAGGAGAACGGAAATAGAGTAGAGAAGCAATTACAAACTAGGGAGCAGCAACTCAAGAACGCAAATTCCCATATAGAC
It encodes:
- the LOC140445315 gene encoding uncharacterized protein, yielding MEGSNNGSSLMNQSSICLKMRELIEAINEYTKNRTGSSALVINKFLQAYSVTIDVSAFDPENGLGAQFYVSLHNLFTSLEPDSDMAWNCVDVLCNACRNASARQALIETYQFVPMLSKLLNDQLSTCKKKKLLVLLQDLTCGIKLSWQVSHLPHLLKILTKWVEDKNQDIICLSLSVLVNLCFKNLPVVYTLSRIIDIKKFLRFCLPLQGPLVEIHVCKLMIILNHLNDDIPKCTLLHLISPTFNSIHESLTKNDPVMLRSVIDFFIDMISSENKEVFKEYEHYSEQLEALVKSIHSRQVPSEMEATPLPQQDPECVMLTMKFIYALEYHKLSDFSKLYSAIVKLALDWVNSEKVSFHANMLLTIVTQNLSEGTDNEADLQLLGSKLPLFLNMIQNEALPANMDACKRLRSLLQLLRMMLKANSITSDVVKSINENLLMSIFTPILAEDFNGKHLPLLKANEDKTSSTEYVDTYVYAIVLVCELSQHNAKWLENLSLLMENRNIQSILAIALYGSKSEIRQLVLELARSSRFPVFKIASAMETSQAMFCNNKNSSTSWTLSKTTYDPVYPILGYAQMEMVDDTLKNFKKLIEEQNVSNVSVCQVIELYEYKLASLANSELSASKNLEAASERCVHLQHRLAQFAEEHNKLGQLIHHYENRLEKSGKAMNDLKSYCLDEKKKADTEIENWQQCVKNHETKLKEIKIELIQMTEQKENLEQQIKKFQSVIQKLEENGNRVEKQLQTREQQLKNANSHIDDLNGQIKDLRKTLEQKEAKLTETTKQYLATKEVLSTITKLSGEFRS